From Mustela erminea isolate mMusErm1 chromosome 1, mMusErm1.Pri, whole genome shotgun sequence, a single genomic window includes:
- the LOC116573638 gene encoding olfactory receptor 7C2-like, with amino-acid sequence MLIWSESCAAFFLLLGKPSSLMERGNQTGVGNFLLQGFSEELNMQSFFFGLFLSIFLVTFTGNLLIFLAICSDSHLHTPMYFFLSNLSFADICFTSTTIPKMLLNIQTLNKTITYEGCLSQIFFFIVFGCLDNLLLTVMAYDRFVAICHPLHYSVIMNPRFCGLLALGSWCISVMGSLLETLTLLELSFCKNMEIPHFFCDLPEVLKLSCSDTLINNIVVYFVTIVLGLFPLSGILFSYSQIFSSILRISSTRGKYKAFSTCGSHLSVVSLFYGTGLGVYLSSAVTSSSRTSLVASVMYTIVTPMLNPFIYSLRNRDMMGALAAFLRKVVPLSIRTIIGLS; translated from the coding sequence ATGCTTATTTGGAGTGAATCTTGTGctgcttttttcctccttctgggCAAACCCAGTAGCCTCATGGAAAGAGGAAACCAAACAGGAGTTGGGAATTTTCTCCTCCAGGGATTCTCAGAGGAACTGAACATGCAGTCTTTCTTCTTTGGGCTGTTCCTGTCCATATTCTTGGTCACCTTCACTGGGAACCTGCTCATCTTCCTAGCCATCTGCTCAGACTCCCAcctccacacacccatgtacttcttcctctccaacttgTCCTTTGCTGACATCTGTttcacctccaccaccatccccaagATGCTGCTGAACATCCAGACTCTGAACAAAACCATAACATATGAAGGATGCCtcagccagattttttttttcattgtatttggaTGCCTGGACAATTTACTTCTGACCGTAATGGCCTATGACCGCTTTGTGGCCATCTGCCACCCCCTGCACTACTCAGTCATCATGAACCCCAGGTTCTGCGGGCTCTTGGCCCTGGGGTCCTGGTGTATCAGTGTCATGGGATCCCTGCTCGAGACCTTGACACTTTTGGAGCTGTCCTTCTGCAAAAACATGGAAATCCCACACTTTTTCTGTGATCTTCCTGAAGTCCTGAAGCTTTCCTGTTCTGACACCCTCATCAATAACATAGTGGTGTATTTTGTGACTATTGTCCTaggtctttttcctctctctggaaTCCTCTTTTCATATTCTCAGATTTTCTCCTCCATCCTGAGAATTTCATCAACCAGGGGCAAGTACAAAGCCTTTTCCACCTGTGGGTCTCATCTCTCAGTGGTCTCCTTGTTCTACGGCACAGGCCTTGGGGTCTACCTCAGTTCTGCAGTGACTTCATCTTCCAGGACAAGTCTGGTGGCCTCAGTGATGTACACTATTGTCACCCCCATGCTGAACCCCTTCATCTACAGCTTGAGGAACAGGGACATGATGGGGGCCCTGGCTGCATTCCTCAGGAAGGTGGTGCCTCTCAGCATCAGGACCATTATAGGACTCTCCTGA